The proteins below come from a single Cololabis saira isolate AMF1-May2022 chromosome 2, fColSai1.1, whole genome shotgun sequence genomic window:
- the bdnf gene encoding brain-derived neurotrophic factor isoform X4, whose protein sequence is MTILFLTMVISYFSCMRAAPLRDAPGMRGHRTEGYLGAAAATAARGHGTPQSGGGPGQRGELPSLTDTFEQVIEELLEVDGEAAQLGQGADKGQGGGGPSPAVATETKDVDLYNSRVMISNQVPLEPPLLFLLEEYKNYLDAANMSMRVRRHSDPSRRGELSVCDSISQWVTAVDKKTAIDMSGQTVTVMEKVPVPNGQLKQYFYETKCNPIGYTKEGCRGIDKRHYNSQCRTTQSYVRALTMDTKKKIGWRFIRIDTSCVCTLTIKRGR, encoded by the coding sequence ATGACCATCCTGTTCCTTACTATGGTTATTTCATACTTCAGTTGCATGAGAGCTGCGCCCCTGAGAGATGCCCCGGGCATGCGGGGCCATCGGACGGAAGGCTACTTGGGCGCTGCTGCTGCGACGGCCGCCCGAGGCCACGGGACTCCACAGAGCGGCGGTGGGCCGGGCCAGCGCGGAGAACTCCCCTCACTCACAGACACATTTGAGCAAGTGATAGAGGAGCTGCTCGAGGTGGATGGAGAGGCGGCGCAGCTGGGACAGGGGGCTGATAAGGGCCAGGGAGGTGGGGGCCCGTCGCCTGCGGTCGCCACAGAGACCAAGGATGTCGACCTGTACAACTCGCGGGTGATGATCAGCAACCAAGTGCCTTTGGAGCCGCCGTTGCTCTTTCTTCTGGAGGAATACAAAAACTATCTGGATGCCGCTAACATGTCCATGAGGGTGCGGCGACACTCCGATCCCTCGCGGCGCGGAGAGCTCAGTGTGTGTGACAGTATTAGCCAATGGGTGACGGCTGTGGATAAAAAGACGGCAATAGACATGTCTGGGCAGACAGTTACCGTCATGGAAAAGGTCCCTGTCCCCAATGGCCAACTGAAGCAATACTTTTATGAGACCAAATGCAACCCCATAGGGTACACAAAGGAGGGCTGCAGAGGAATAGACAAGCGGCATTATAACTCCCAATGCAGGACAACCCAGTCCTACGTGCGAGCGCTCACCATGGATACCAAAAAGAAGATTGGCTGGCGGTTTATAAGGATAGACACTTCATGTGTATGCACATTGACCATTAAAAGAGGGAGATAG
- the bdnf gene encoding brain-derived neurotrophic factor isoform X3 — MFHQVRRVMTILFLTMVISYFSCMRAAPLRDAPGMRGHRTEGYLGAAAATAARGHGTPQSGGGPGQRGELPSLTDTFEQVIEELLEVDGEAAQLGQGADKGQGGGGPSPAVATETKDVDLYNSRVMISNQVPLEPPLLFLLEEYKNYLDAANMSMRVRRHSDPSRRGELSVCDSISQWVTAVDKKTAIDMSGQTVTVMEKVPVPNGQLKQYFYETKCNPIGYTKEGCRGIDKRHYNSQCRTTQSYVRALTMDTKKKIGWRFIRIDTSCVCTLTIKRGR, encoded by the exons ATG TTCCACCAGGTTAGAAGAGTGATGACCATCCTGTTCCTTACTATGGTTATTTCATACTTCAGTTGCATGAGAGCTGCGCCCCTGAGAGATGCCCCGGGCATGCGGGGCCATCGGACGGAAGGCTACTTGGGCGCTGCTGCTGCGACGGCCGCCCGAGGCCACGGGACTCCACAGAGCGGCGGTGGGCCGGGCCAGCGCGGAGAACTCCCCTCACTCACAGACACATTTGAGCAAGTGATAGAGGAGCTGCTCGAGGTGGATGGAGAGGCGGCGCAGCTGGGACAGGGGGCTGATAAGGGCCAGGGAGGTGGGGGCCCGTCGCCTGCGGTCGCCACAGAGACCAAGGATGTCGACCTGTACAACTCGCGGGTGATGATCAGCAACCAAGTGCCTTTGGAGCCGCCGTTGCTCTTTCTTCTGGAGGAATACAAAAACTATCTGGATGCCGCTAACATGTCCATGAGGGTGCGGCGACACTCCGATCCCTCGCGGCGCGGAGAGCTCAGTGTGTGTGACAGTATTAGCCAATGGGTGACGGCTGTGGATAAAAAGACGGCAATAGACATGTCTGGGCAGACAGTTACCGTCATGGAAAAGGTCCCTGTCCCCAATGGCCAACTGAAGCAATACTTTTATGAGACCAAATGCAACCCCATAGGGTACACAAAGGAGGGCTGCAGAGGAATAGACAAGCGGCATTATAACTCCCAATGCAGGACAACCCAGTCCTACGTGCGAGCGCTCACCATGGATACCAAAAAGAAGATTGGCTGGCGGTTTATAAGGATAGACACTTCATGTGTATGCACATTGACCATTAAAAGAGGGAGATAG
- the bdnf gene encoding brain-derived neurotrophic factor isoform X1 encodes MKCELLCQRMVHICAILKFHQVRRVMTILFLTMVISYFSCMRAAPLRDAPGMRGHRTEGYLGAAAATAARGHGTPQSGGGPGQRGELPSLTDTFEQVIEELLEVDGEAAQLGQGADKGQGGGGPSPAVATETKDVDLYNSRVMISNQVPLEPPLLFLLEEYKNYLDAANMSMRVRRHSDPSRRGELSVCDSISQWVTAVDKKTAIDMSGQTVTVMEKVPVPNGQLKQYFYETKCNPIGYTKEGCRGIDKRHYNSQCRTTQSYVRALTMDTKKKIGWRFIRIDTSCVCTLTIKRGR; translated from the coding sequence TTCCACCAGGTTAGAAGAGTGATGACCATCCTGTTCCTTACTATGGTTATTTCATACTTCAGTTGCATGAGAGCTGCGCCCCTGAGAGATGCCCCGGGCATGCGGGGCCATCGGACGGAAGGCTACTTGGGCGCTGCTGCTGCGACGGCCGCCCGAGGCCACGGGACTCCACAGAGCGGCGGTGGGCCGGGCCAGCGCGGAGAACTCCCCTCACTCACAGACACATTTGAGCAAGTGATAGAGGAGCTGCTCGAGGTGGATGGAGAGGCGGCGCAGCTGGGACAGGGGGCTGATAAGGGCCAGGGAGGTGGGGGCCCGTCGCCTGCGGTCGCCACAGAGACCAAGGATGTCGACCTGTACAACTCGCGGGTGATGATCAGCAACCAAGTGCCTTTGGAGCCGCCGTTGCTCTTTCTTCTGGAGGAATACAAAAACTATCTGGATGCCGCTAACATGTCCATGAGGGTGCGGCGACACTCCGATCCCTCGCGGCGCGGAGAGCTCAGTGTGTGTGACAGTATTAGCCAATGGGTGACGGCTGTGGATAAAAAGACGGCAATAGACATGTCTGGGCAGACAGTTACCGTCATGGAAAAGGTCCCTGTCCCCAATGGCCAACTGAAGCAATACTTTTATGAGACCAAATGCAACCCCATAGGGTACACAAAGGAGGGCTGCAGAGGAATAGACAAGCGGCATTATAACTCCCAATGCAGGACAACCCAGTCCTACGTGCGAGCGCTCACCATGGATACCAAAAAGAAGATTGGCTGGCGGTTTATAAGGATAGACACTTCATGTGTATGCACATTGACCATTAAAAGAGGGAGATAG
- the bdnf gene encoding brain-derived neurotrophic factor isoform X2 — translation MVCFTTGRYKFHQVRRVMTILFLTMVISYFSCMRAAPLRDAPGMRGHRTEGYLGAAAATAARGHGTPQSGGGPGQRGELPSLTDTFEQVIEELLEVDGEAAQLGQGADKGQGGGGPSPAVATETKDVDLYNSRVMISNQVPLEPPLLFLLEEYKNYLDAANMSMRVRRHSDPSRRGELSVCDSISQWVTAVDKKTAIDMSGQTVTVMEKVPVPNGQLKQYFYETKCNPIGYTKEGCRGIDKRHYNSQCRTTQSYVRALTMDTKKKIGWRFIRIDTSCVCTLTIKRGR, via the exons ATGGTCTGTTTTACGACTGGGAGGTACAAG TTCCACCAGGTTAGAAGAGTGATGACCATCCTGTTCCTTACTATGGTTATTTCATACTTCAGTTGCATGAGAGCTGCGCCCCTGAGAGATGCCCCGGGCATGCGGGGCCATCGGACGGAAGGCTACTTGGGCGCTGCTGCTGCGACGGCCGCCCGAGGCCACGGGACTCCACAGAGCGGCGGTGGGCCGGGCCAGCGCGGAGAACTCCCCTCACTCACAGACACATTTGAGCAAGTGATAGAGGAGCTGCTCGAGGTGGATGGAGAGGCGGCGCAGCTGGGACAGGGGGCTGATAAGGGCCAGGGAGGTGGGGGCCCGTCGCCTGCGGTCGCCACAGAGACCAAGGATGTCGACCTGTACAACTCGCGGGTGATGATCAGCAACCAAGTGCCTTTGGAGCCGCCGTTGCTCTTTCTTCTGGAGGAATACAAAAACTATCTGGATGCCGCTAACATGTCCATGAGGGTGCGGCGACACTCCGATCCCTCGCGGCGCGGAGAGCTCAGTGTGTGTGACAGTATTAGCCAATGGGTGACGGCTGTGGATAAAAAGACGGCAATAGACATGTCTGGGCAGACAGTTACCGTCATGGAAAAGGTCCCTGTCCCCAATGGCCAACTGAAGCAATACTTTTATGAGACCAAATGCAACCCCATAGGGTACACAAAGGAGGGCTGCAGAGGAATAGACAAGCGGCATTATAACTCCCAATGCAGGACAACCCAGTCCTACGTGCGAGCGCTCACCATGGATACCAAAAAGAAGATTGGCTGGCGGTTTATAAGGATAGACACTTCATGTGTATGCACATTGACCATTAAAAGAGGGAGATAG
- the lin7c gene encoding protein lin-7 homolog C, producing MASLGEPVRLERDINRAIELLDKLQRTGEVPPQKLQALQRVLQSEFCNAVREVYEHVYETVDITSSPEVRANATAKATVAAFAASEGHSHPRVVELPKTEEGLGFNIMGGKEQNSPIYISRIIPGGIADRHGGLKRGDQLLSVNGVSVEGEHHEKAVELLKAAQGTVKLVVRYTPKVLEEMESRFEKMRSAKRRQQNNYPQ from the exons ATGGCATCACTCGGGGAGCCCGTGCGACTGGAGAGAG ATATCAACCGTGCAATTGAACTGCTTGATAAACTCCAGAGGACAGGGGAGGTGCCTCCTCAGAAGCTTCAGGCGCTGCAGAGGGTCTTGCAGAGTGAATTCTGTAATGCTGTCAGAGAA GTTTATGAGCATGTGTATGAAACTGTGGATATAACCAGCAGTCCTGAGGTCAGGGCCAACGCCACAGCTAAG GCTACAGTGGCAGCTTTTGCAGCAAGTGAAGGACACTCACATCCACGAGTTGTGGAGCTGCCGAAGACGGAAGAAGGCCTGGGCTTCAATATAATGGGTGGAAAGGAGCAGAACTCGCCTATTTACATCTCAAGGATCATCCCAGGAGGCATCGCCGACCGCCATGGAGGCCTGAAAAGAGGCGATCAGCTTCTCTCTGTTAACGGGGTG AGTGTTGAAGGTGAACATCATGAGAAAGCTGTGGAACTCCTCAAAGCAGCTCAGGGCACAGTGAAGCTGGTAGTGAGGTACACCCCCAAAGTCCTTGAGGAAATGGAATCACGCTTTGAGAAAATGAGGTCAGCGAAGCGCCGGCAACAGAACAACTATCCTCAGTag